A genomic window from Nocardioides sp. BP30 includes:
- the hpaH gene encoding 2-oxo-hept-4-ene-1,7-dioate hydratase, translating to MLTDTVAECARRLYEAERSRTPIRQLSLDFPDMTVEDAYAVQRALVDLKTADGRSVRGRKIGLTSKVMQRAVSIDEPDYGALFDDMFFDDGGTVPAGRFIRPRVEVELAFILGEDLKGPGVTLYDVLRSTEYVTPALEILDARVQMSDPETGHLRTIVDTIADNAADAGIVLGGRVVRPHDVDLRWVCALLLRNAAIEESGVAAAVLNHPANGVAWLANRLAPHGVPLRAGEVILAGSFTKPVFALPGDTFVADYGPLGTVSCTFATEEAS from the coding sequence ATGCTGACCGACACCGTCGCCGAGTGCGCCCGGCGGCTCTATGAGGCGGAGCGTTCCCGCACCCCGATCCGACAGCTCTCGCTCGACTTCCCCGACATGACCGTCGAGGACGCGTACGCCGTCCAGCGAGCCCTGGTCGATCTCAAGACCGCGGACGGCCGCAGCGTGCGCGGCCGCAAGATCGGCCTGACCTCCAAGGTCATGCAACGGGCCGTCTCGATCGATGAGCCCGACTACGGGGCGCTCTTCGACGACATGTTCTTCGATGACGGCGGCACAGTGCCGGCGGGTCGCTTCATCCGACCGCGGGTCGAGGTCGAGCTGGCCTTCATCCTGGGCGAGGACCTCAAGGGCCCGGGCGTCACGTTGTACGACGTGCTCCGCTCCACCGAGTACGTCACGCCCGCCCTGGAGATCCTCGACGCACGGGTGCAGATGAGCGACCCGGAGACCGGTCACCTGCGCACGATCGTCGACACGATCGCCGACAACGCGGCCGATGCGGGCATCGTGCTCGGCGGCCGCGTCGTCCGTCCGCATGACGTCGACCTGCGCTGGGTCTGCGCACTGCTGCTCCGCAACGCGGCCATCGAGGAGTCCGGGGTCGCCGCCGCCGTACTCAACCACCCCGCGAACGGCGTGGCCTGGCTTGCCAACCGGTTGGCGCCGCACGGAGTGCCGCTGCGTGCCGGCGAGGTGATCCTGGCCGGCTCCTTCACCAAGCCGGTCTTCGCACTGCCCGGCGACACGTTCGTCGCCGACTACGGCCCTCTGGGCACCGTGTCGTGCACCTTCGCCACCGAGGAGGCGTCGTGA
- a CDS encoding class I adenylate-forming enzyme family protein, with protein MTGAAAERLDATSAPLDAEGFVHTRDLLDAAAAAYGELDAYVEPTGDRISFAAWAARARTLAADLHLRGVRKGDVIALMLPAGIDYAVCYAASAMIGAVTTGLNPRLGPREVAAMLGIAAPTLVIRDEQAGLAPVPPGLAVLPRTALPTASTPGVAPPTVELTRADPVAIIFTSGTTGLPKGAWFDGDNLAAFARSAGVMSAPYDRRLTATPFAHAGYMAKLWDQLAWGITLVASPIPWSASRMYDVLRAERITVGGGVPTQWAKLLEEPGVSRATLPQLRVGVVATAPAPPDLVERTADLLGVPLVVRYAMTESPTICGTEPGDPPDVLFRTVGRPQHGMAVRLTDDDGYAVPLGQVGRVRVRGDCVMRGYWHEPALTAAAFDSDGYFISGDLGRFTPEGDLQLVGRAGDLYIRGGFNVHPLEVEAALSEHPGIRAVAVVGEPTPVIGETGVAFVVPTDPARQPTLAELREWCRARLADYKAPDRLVVLDELPLTAMQKTDRAALRAWLDAHPAPPHR; from the coding sequence ATGACCGGAGCGGCGGCGGAGCGTCTCGACGCCACATCGGCGCCGCTCGATGCGGAGGGCTTCGTCCACACCCGCGATCTCCTCGACGCCGCCGCGGCCGCCTACGGGGAACTCGACGCCTACGTCGAGCCCACCGGCGACCGGATCAGCTTCGCCGCATGGGCGGCGCGAGCACGCACGCTCGCCGCCGACCTCCACCTGCGGGGTGTGCGTAAGGGTGACGTCATCGCGCTGATGCTCCCTGCCGGGATCGACTATGCCGTCTGCTACGCGGCGTCAGCGATGATCGGCGCCGTCACCACCGGCCTCAACCCTCGTCTCGGACCGCGGGAGGTGGCGGCGATGCTCGGCATCGCGGCGCCCACCCTGGTCATCCGCGACGAACAGGCAGGGCTGGCGCCGGTGCCCCCCGGTCTCGCGGTGCTGCCCCGCACGGCACTGCCGACGGCCAGCACGCCCGGGGTGGCGCCGCCGACCGTCGAGCTCACCCGGGCGGACCCGGTGGCGATCATCTTCACCAGCGGCACGACCGGACTGCCGAAGGGCGCATGGTTCGACGGCGACAACCTCGCCGCGTTCGCCCGCTCGGCGGGCGTGATGAGCGCGCCCTACGACCGGCGTCTGACGGCGACCCCCTTCGCTCACGCCGGGTACATGGCCAAGCTCTGGGACCAGCTTGCGTGGGGCATCACCCTGGTCGCCTCACCGATCCCCTGGTCGGCCTCGAGGATGTACGACGTGTTGCGAGCCGAGCGGATCACGGTCGGCGGCGGCGTACCGACACAATGGGCCAAGCTCCTCGAGGAGCCCGGCGTCAGCCGCGCCACGCTTCCCCAGCTCCGGGTCGGCGTGGTGGCCACCGCGCCCGCCCCACCCGACCTGGTCGAGCGCACCGCGGACCTGCTCGGCGTGCCCCTGGTCGTGCGCTACGCGATGACCGAGTCGCCGACCATCTGCGGCACCGAGCCCGGCGACCCGCCCGACGTACTCTTCCGCACGGTCGGCCGGCCTCAGCACGGCATGGCCGTGCGCCTCACCGACGACGACGGCTACGCCGTGCCGCTCGGGCAGGTCGGCCGCGTGCGCGTGCGCGGCGACTGCGTGATGCGGGGCTACTGGCACGAGCCGGCGCTCACCGCTGCGGCCTTCGACTCCGACGGCTACTTCATCAGCGGCGACCTCGGCCGCTTCACCCCCGAGGGCGATCTGCAGCTCGTCGGTCGCGCCGGCGACCTCTATATCCGCGGCGGGTTCAACGTGCACCCGCTCGAGGTCGAGGCCGCGCTGTCCGAGCACCCGGGGATCCGCGCCGTGGCGGTGGTCGGCGAGCCCACTCCCGTGATCGGCGAGACGGGCGTCGCCTTCGTCGTGCCCACCGACCCCGCACGGCAGCCGACGCTGGCCGAGCTGCGCGAGTGGTGTCGAGCCAGGCTCGCCGACTACAAGGCGCCCGACCGTCTCGTCGTGCTCGACGAGCTGCCGCTCACGGCGATGCAGAAGACCGATCGCGCCGCGCTGCGTGCCTGGCTGGACGCCCACCCGGCACCGCCCCACCGCTGA
- a CDS encoding aromatic ring-hydroxylating oxygenase subunit alpha, translating to MTTTDYDVTGTVPTTGTFDVSTIVKNHRVHGSVYTSPEIFQREMETIFRTGWVYVAHESEVAEQGDYLTRRIGRDPVVVAHGKDGVIRVLQNRCSHRANRLCNAESGNAASFRCPYHGWTFSNDGSLTAVPMRDGYGEEFAKVRATLGMVEAPRVDSYGGFIFASLAPEGISLKEHLGGAMGAIDRVLDLSPTGKIDLSRGWMKHLHHANWKMVVENNVDGYHALFTHASVYDAIRPAKVSHVPSKVQTVVRDLGGGHSEIDYSAEYRKLDEEFVWYGRIPRTKLPEYVEALERTHGPEKAHDALVIGPSHTLIWPNLFLAEMNVMYVEPVATDETIAYTAAVIIPGQEKLNERTMRRSEGAMGPAGFLIADDGEIGMRNQAGLAARGPEWLELSRGLETDVEDETGTVNHDKSAETPQRGFYRQWASVVGQEIPA from the coding sequence ATGACCACGACGGACTACGACGTCACCGGGACGGTTCCGACGACCGGGACCTTCGACGTCTCGACCATCGTCAAGAACCACCGCGTCCACGGCTCGGTCTACACCTCACCCGAGATCTTCCAACGAGAGATGGAGACGATCTTCCGCACGGGCTGGGTCTACGTCGCGCACGAGAGCGAGGTCGCCGAGCAGGGCGACTACCTCACCCGTCGCATCGGCCGCGACCCGGTCGTCGTCGCCCACGGCAAGGACGGCGTGATCCGGGTCCTGCAGAATCGCTGCAGCCACCGGGCCAACAGGCTCTGCAACGCCGAGTCCGGCAACGCCGCGTCGTTCCGCTGCCCCTACCACGGCTGGACGTTCAGCAACGACGGCTCGCTGACGGCTGTCCCCATGCGCGACGGCTACGGCGAGGAGTTCGCCAAGGTCCGGGCCACGCTCGGCATGGTGGAGGCGCCCCGGGTCGACAGCTACGGCGGGTTCATCTTCGCCTCGCTCGCCCCGGAGGGCATCTCCCTCAAGGAGCACCTGGGCGGCGCGATGGGCGCGATCGACCGCGTGCTCGACCTGTCGCCGACCGGCAAGATCGACCTCAGCCGCGGCTGGATGAAGCATCTGCACCACGCCAACTGGAAGATGGTCGTCGAGAACAACGTCGACGGCTATCACGCCCTCTTCACCCACGCGTCGGTCTACGACGCGATCCGTCCGGCCAAGGTCTCCCACGTCCCGTCCAAGGTCCAGACAGTGGTGCGTGACCTGGGCGGCGGTCACTCCGAGATCGACTATTCCGCCGAGTACCGCAAGCTCGACGAGGAGTTCGTCTGGTACGGCCGGATCCCGCGCACGAAGCTACCCGAGTACGTCGAGGCGCTCGAGAGGACGCACGGGCCGGAGAAGGCCCACGACGCACTGGTCATCGGCCCCTCGCACACCCTGATCTGGCCCAACCTGTTCCTCGCCGAGATGAACGTGATGTACGTCGAACCCGTCGCCACGGACGAGACGATCGCCTACACCGCGGCGGTGATCATCCCCGGCCAGGAGAAGCTCAACGAGCGCACGATGCGGCGCTCGGAGGGTGCCATGGGTCCGGCGGGGTTCCTCATCGCCGACGACGGCGAGATCGGCATGCGCAACCAGGCCGGTCTCGCCGCCCGCGGACCCGAATGGCTCGAGCTCTCCCGCGGTCTGGAGACAGACGTCGAGGACGAGACCGGCACCGTCAACCACGACAAGAGCGCCGAGACCCCGCAGCGCGGCTTCTACCGACAGTGGGCGAGCGTCGTAGGACAGGAGATCCCCGCATGA
- a CDS encoding Zn-ribbon domain-containing OB-fold protein, which translates to MTAVLTADWLLADTLAPQVEGDALAPLYEGAARGELVLPFCASCALPLDLDQQVCDGCDTAQIVWRAVEPFGVVHSLTVMHRREPGLVVANEPYPIIDVEVDGGHRLVMTTRVPPASLPRIGDRVKVAFRELGGVLIPSADLDPTTPSATEVCS; encoded by the coding sequence ATGACCGCCGTGCTCACGGCCGACTGGCTGCTCGCCGACACGCTCGCTCCGCAGGTCGAGGGCGATGCGCTCGCTCCGTTGTACGAGGGCGCCGCCCGTGGCGAGCTCGTGCTCCCGTTCTGCGCCTCCTGCGCCCTGCCCCTCGACCTCGACCAGCAGGTCTGCGACGGCTGCGACACAGCGCAGATCGTGTGGCGGGCGGTCGAGCCGTTCGGCGTCGTCCACTCCTTGACCGTGATGCACCGGCGAGAGCCGGGCCTCGTCGTCGCGAACGAGCCCTATCCGATCATCGACGTCGAGGTCGACGGCGGCCACCGCCTCGTGATGACCACCCGTGTCCCGCCGGCTTCCCTTCCCCGCATCGGCGATCGGGTCAAGGTCGCCTTCCGCGAGTTGGGCGGGGTTCTCATCCCGTCCGCCGACCTCGATCCCACCACTCCCTCAGCTACGGAGGTCTGCTCATGA
- a CDS encoding acyl-CoA dehydrogenase family protein: MEFREQVRTWLTEHKPRERRPRDDAGIRAYDLAWQRTQWEGGWAGIAWPTEYGGGGLTLLQQLIWYEEYAAQGLPGIDACFVGLSHAGPTLILRGDEEQKSYHLPRILKGEVIWCQGFSEPEAGSDLASLRTRAVIDGDHLVVNGQKIWTSSANCADYQELLVRTDNTGSKHEGITWVICDMHTPGIDVRPIRTMEGGAEFCEVFYDDVRIPLSNVVGEIDQGWSVAMSTLSFERGTAFTANQVRLAKVVEDLIDFSRDHTGPDGRRPAIADDEIARRLARARASVASLRAMTYVGICHTMKSDTPGPRGSMLKLYYAELCKEVAALAMDVVGPDGLRNSSRWEPGGWVGNYFYSFSQSIGGGTSEIQRNIIGERVLGLPR, from the coding sequence GTGGAGTTTCGCGAGCAGGTTCGCACCTGGCTCACCGAGCACAAGCCGCGCGAGCGACGCCCGCGTGACGACGCCGGCATCCGTGCCTACGACCTCGCCTGGCAGAGGACCCAGTGGGAAGGGGGGTGGGCCGGCATCGCCTGGCCGACCGAGTACGGCGGCGGCGGTCTGACGCTCCTCCAGCAGCTCATCTGGTACGAGGAGTACGCCGCCCAGGGACTTCCGGGCATCGACGCGTGCTTCGTGGGCCTCAGCCATGCCGGTCCGACCCTCATCCTGCGCGGCGACGAGGAGCAGAAGTCCTACCATCTGCCCCGCATCCTCAAGGGTGAGGTGATCTGGTGCCAGGGCTTCTCCGAGCCCGAGGCCGGCTCCGATCTCGCGTCTCTCCGCACGCGTGCCGTGATCGATGGCGACCACCTCGTGGTCAACGGGCAGAAGATCTGGACGAGCTCGGCCAACTGCGCCGACTACCAGGAGCTCCTCGTCCGCACCGACAACACCGGGTCGAAGCACGAGGGCATCACCTGGGTCATCTGCGACATGCACACGCCCGGTATCGACGTCCGACCGATCCGCACGATGGAGGGCGGCGCGGAGTTCTGCGAGGTCTTCTACGACGACGTGCGCATCCCGCTGTCCAACGTGGTCGGTGAGATCGACCAGGGCTGGAGCGTCGCCATGTCCACGCTCTCCTTCGAGCGCGGCACCGCCTTCACCGCCAACCAGGTGCGCCTGGCGAAGGTCGTCGAGGACCTCATCGACTTCTCCCGGGACCACACCGGCCCGGACGGACGTCGTCCGGCGATCGCCGACGACGAGATCGCCCGTCGGCTGGCCCGAGCGCGGGCCTCGGTCGCGTCCCTGCGGGCGATGACCTACGTCGGCATCTGCCACACGATGAAGTCGGACACGCCCGGACCGCGGGGCTCGATGCTCAAGCTCTACTACGCCGAACTGTGCAAGGAGGTTGCTGCACTCGCCATGGACGTCGTGGGCCCCGACGGCCTGCGCAACTCCTCTCGCTGGGAGCCCGGGGGCTGGGTGGGCAACTACTTCTACTCCTTCTCCCAGTCCATCGGCGGGGGCACCTCCGAGATCCAGCGCAACATCATCGGCGAGCGCGTCCTCGGGCTGCCGCGATGA
- a CDS encoding acyl-CoA dehydrogenase family protein, whose translation MDLLPSEEQRDLIAAASDFLTSRMPIEGIRTRDGMPSAVDLDAWREGAEMGLLTLGLPEEYGGSGRFLDDEVLLFATLAEHLATGPYLASALAARVAAQCGDADLTARIADGSALVGLAELRGDGSAGAEGAKGTFDLVDCVDVSHVLLVNELGAAIIGIEQFPEVETLESSDPGVRLGSASIAAADVLHWLPSTTDPIWLRATVLTAAALSGLAAAVTRMATEHAKLRVQFGRPIGVHQAIKHACADMAVASDAAMSQTLFAAVCVQSGRRDALFHALAARTVASRAAIANSGATIQVHGGMGYTYEHNAHLYLKRAHVLSHLFGEPTQILADLLEQGAPQ comes from the coding sequence ATGGACCTCCTCCCCTCCGAGGAACAGCGCGACCTGATCGCCGCCGCCTCGGACTTCCTGACCTCGCGGATGCCTATCGAGGGCATCCGCACGCGCGACGGCATGCCATCGGCCGTCGACCTCGACGCCTGGCGTGAGGGCGCCGAGATGGGGCTGCTCACCCTCGGTCTCCCCGAGGAGTACGGCGGCTCCGGACGCTTCCTCGACGACGAGGTACTCCTCTTCGCGACGCTGGCCGAGCACCTCGCCACAGGTCCCTACCTCGCCTCGGCGCTCGCCGCCCGCGTCGCCGCGCAGTGTGGCGACGCCGACCTGACCGCTCGCATCGCCGACGGCTCGGCCCTGGTCGGGCTGGCCGAGCTGCGCGGCGACGGTTCGGCCGGCGCCGAGGGCGCCAAGGGCACCTTCGACCTCGTCGACTGCGTCGATGTGAGCCACGTCCTGCTCGTCAACGAGCTCGGAGCCGCGATCATCGGGATCGAGCAGTTCCCCGAGGTGGAGACGCTCGAGTCCTCCGACCCCGGCGTCCGGCTCGGCAGCGCCAGCATCGCAGCGGCCGACGTCCTGCACTGGCTCCCGAGCACGACCGATCCCATCTGGTTGCGCGCGACGGTGTTGACGGCCGCCGCCCTCTCGGGGCTGGCCGCGGCAGTGACGCGGATGGCCACCGAGCACGCGAAGCTCCGGGTGCAGTTCGGCCGGCCCATCGGCGTACATCAGGCGATCAAGCACGCCTGTGCCGACATGGCGGTCGCCTCCGACGCCGCGATGTCGCAGACCCTCTTCGCTGCGGTGTGCGTTCAATCCGGGCGCCGAGACGCGCTCTTCCACGCGCTCGCGGCGCGCACTGTCGCCTCCCGGGCGGCGATCGCCAACAGCGGCGCGACCATCCAGGTGCACGGCGGCATGGGCTACACCTACGAGCACAACGCTCACCTGTATCTCAAGCGCGCGCACGTCCTGAGTCACCTCTTCGGCGAGCCGACCCAGATCCTCGCCGACCTTCTCGAGCAGGGAGCACCTCAGTGA
- a CDS encoding acetyl-CoA acetyltransferase → MNRRVAIAGIALSDVGRVEDKNAYELMAQASRRALSDAGLRPDQVDGLGSTSQGTLPPTDVAEYLGIRPRWIDSTSVGGASWEVMLSHAADAIAAGHADVVLLTYGSTARADLRKGLRTANINWGSRGPLQWEAPYGHTLISKYAMAARRHMHEYGTTIEQLAEVAVSARYNAQDNPEAFYREPITIDDVLCGPMIADPFTKLHCCIRSDGGAAVVLVAEDRVPDLSSTPVWFLGAGEATSHMLTSQWEDMTVGPASVTGPLAFRRAGLTPADVDVAEVYDAFTYMLLLTMEDLGFCEKGEGGTFVEKGSLRLGGSLPTNTDGGGLSACHPGQRGLFLIVEAARQLRGECGPRQVPDASIACVSGTGGWFCSSGTVLLGSERP, encoded by the coding sequence GTGAATCGCAGGGTAGCCATCGCCGGCATCGCACTCTCCGACGTCGGCCGGGTCGAGGACAAGAACGCCTACGAGCTGATGGCCCAGGCCAGCCGGCGCGCCCTGTCCGACGCCGGGCTCCGGCCCGATCAGGTCGACGGACTCGGCTCCACCAGCCAGGGCACCCTCCCGCCGACCGACGTCGCGGAGTATCTCGGTATCCGTCCCCGCTGGATCGACTCCACCTCGGTCGGGGGCGCCTCCTGGGAGGTGATGCTCTCCCACGCCGCCGATGCGATCGCGGCCGGCCACGCGGACGTCGTCCTGCTCACCTACGGCTCGACGGCCCGCGCCGACCTGCGCAAGGGTCTGCGCACGGCCAACATCAACTGGGGCTCGCGCGGTCCGCTGCAGTGGGAGGCGCCGTACGGCCACACCCTCATCTCGAAGTACGCGATGGCCGCGCGTCGTCACATGCACGAGTACGGCACGACCATCGAGCAGCTCGCGGAGGTCGCGGTCTCGGCGCGCTACAACGCCCAGGACAACCCGGAGGCGTTCTACCGCGAACCGATCACGATCGACGACGTGCTCTGCGGGCCGATGATCGCCGACCCGTTCACCAAGCTGCACTGCTGCATCCGCTCGGACGGTGGCGCCGCCGTCGTCCTCGTCGCCGAGGACCGGGTTCCCGACCTGAGCTCGACCCCGGTGTGGTTCCTCGGTGCCGGCGAGGCGACCTCCCACATGCTCACCAGCCAATGGGAGGACATGACCGTCGGCCCTGCCTCCGTCACGGGTCCGCTCGCGTTCCGGCGAGCCGGCCTGACGCCCGCGGACGTGGATGTCGCGGAGGTCTACGACGCCTTCACCTACATGCTGCTGCTCACGATGGAGGACCTGGGCTTCTGTGAGAAGGGCGAGGGCGGGACGTTCGTGGAGAAGGGCAGCCTCCGCCTGGGTGGCAGCCTCCCGACCAACACCGATGGCGGTGGCCTGTCCGCCTGCCACCCCGGACAGCGCGGGCTCTTCCTGATCGTCGAGGCCGCGCGACAGCTCCGCGGGGAGTGCGGGCCACGCCAGGTGCCGGACGCCTCGATCGCCTGTGTCAGCGGCACCGGTGGGTGGTTCTGTTCCAGCGGCACCGTCCTGCTGGGCTCCGAGCGGCCATGA
- a CDS encoding thiolase family protein: protein MTTDVAIVGLGMTEMSLTAGRGPQDLAREAVGLALADAGLSHADLDGLLVGSSQGVRPDRLGVTFAAQGGFRDLRLLEHVEIKGATTLAMVQRATLAIAAGAARTVVCVFADAPIVAGRGAGSTYAHSGGQSGVRGLERASGVLGSVPTYALLAQRWMHVTGAGVDDLCAMTTTTRAWAVANPAAVVRTPLDAEGYLASPLIAEPLRRLDCARPVNGAVAVIVSGDTDIGHPARIRVRGSGREHPVRHRRAGAESWFGGGRRAVDEALSEAGMARGDLDVAELYDPFSVVTLMLLEEYGLTGGRTAGDFVRAGETGPAGSLPTNTGGGQLSGFYLQGMTPLAEAVIQLRGDGGDRQVASATTALVGGIGGRLDHHAALILERAA from the coding sequence ATGACCACCGACGTGGCGATCGTCGGTCTGGGGATGACGGAGATGTCCCTGACGGCGGGCCGGGGGCCCCAGGACCTTGCCCGGGAGGCGGTCGGGCTCGCCCTCGCCGATGCAGGCCTCAGCCACGCCGACCTCGACGGGCTGCTGGTCGGCTCGTCGCAAGGCGTTCGTCCCGATCGGCTCGGTGTCACCTTCGCAGCTCAGGGCGGCTTCCGCGACCTCCGCCTGCTCGAGCACGTCGAGATCAAGGGGGCGACCACGCTCGCGATGGTCCAGCGGGCCACGCTCGCGATCGCCGCGGGCGCCGCGCGCACCGTCGTCTGCGTCTTCGCCGACGCGCCGATCGTGGCAGGCAGGGGCGCCGGGTCGACCTACGCCCACAGTGGTGGCCAGTCGGGCGTCCGTGGCCTGGAGCGCGCATCGGGCGTGCTCGGCTCGGTCCCGACGTACGCCCTGCTCGCCCAGCGCTGGATGCATGTGACGGGAGCGGGGGTCGACGATCTGTGTGCGATGACGACGACCACGCGCGCGTGGGCCGTGGCCAATCCGGCGGCGGTCGTCCGCACTCCGCTCGACGCCGAGGGCTATCTCGCCTCTCCGTTGATCGCCGAGCCACTCCGACGCCTCGACTGCGCGCGCCCGGTCAACGGCGCCGTCGCCGTCATCGTCAGCGGTGACACCGACATCGGCCACCCCGCCCGGATCCGGGTCCGGGGCAGTGGGCGGGAGCATCCCGTGCGGCACCGCCGCGCCGGCGCGGAGTCCTGGTTCGGTGGCGGCCGGCGTGCCGTGGACGAGGCGTTGTCCGAGGCCGGCATGGCGCGCGGCGATCTCGATGTCGCCGAGCTCTACGACCCGTTCTCGGTGGTGACCCTCATGCTGCTGGAGGAGTACGGGCTCACCGGTGGCCGGACGGCGGGCGACTTCGTCCGAGCCGGCGAGACCGGGCCGGCAGGGTCACTGCCCACCAACACCGGTGGCGGCCAGCTCTCCGGCTTCTACCTCCAGGGCATGACTCCGCTCGCCGAAGCCGTCATCCAGCTGCGCGGAGACGGTGGCGACCGCCAGGTCGCCTCCGCGACGACGGCACTGGTGGGTGGCATCGGAGGACGCCTGGATCACCACGCGGCGCTGATCCTGGAGCGTGCGGCATGA
- a CDS encoding HpcH/HpaI aldolase/citrate lyase family protein, giving the protein MWIASGSAYTAEICAGSGLDWLMLDQEHVPNDLRSTLAQLQAVAAYPIEVLVRPASADPVTIKQLLDLGVTNLIVPMVESADEARAVVAATRYPPEGIRGVGSALARASRWNRKINYLTDAATTLSVTVQVESAAGLEALPDILALDGIDGVFIGPADLAASLGRLGEPESPEIVAIIERTIATIAASGKAAGVNAFNESIARRYLTAGARFVLVGADVTLLARGSEALATRHRSGTCETGETSSF; this is encoded by the coding sequence ATGTGGATCGCCAGCGGGAGCGCCTACACCGCCGAGATCTGTGCTGGATCGGGTCTGGACTGGCTGATGCTCGACCAGGAGCACGTGCCCAACGACCTGCGCTCGACGCTGGCGCAGCTGCAGGCGGTCGCCGCCTACCCGATCGAGGTGCTGGTGAGGCCTGCGTCGGCCGACCCCGTCACCATCAAGCAGCTGCTCGACCTCGGGGTGACCAACCTGATCGTGCCGATGGTCGAGTCGGCCGACGAGGCGCGAGCCGTCGTGGCGGCGACCCGCTATCCACCCGAAGGCATCCGCGGTGTCGGCAGCGCCCTCGCGCGCGCGTCGCGATGGAACCGCAAGATCAACTATCTGACGGACGCGGCTACTACGCTCAGCGTCACGGTGCAGGTCGAGTCGGCTGCCGGCCTCGAGGCCCTTCCGGACATCCTCGCCCTCGACGGCATCGACGGCGTGTTCATCGGCCCCGCCGATCTCGCCGCCTCGCTGGGGCGTCTCGGCGAACCGGAGAGCCCGGAGATCGTCGCCATCATTGAGCGCACGATCGCCACGATCGCCGCCTCGGGCAAGGCGGCCGGCGTGAACGCCTTCAACGAGTCGATCGCGCGTCGATACCTGACCGCCGGCGCGCGCTTCGTCCTGGTCGGAGCGGACGTGACCCTACTGGCGCGTGGCTCCGAGGCCCTTGCGACGCGTCATCGGTCCGGTACCTGCGAAACCGGAGAAACCTCTTCTTTCTGA
- a CDS encoding alpha/beta fold hydrolase: protein MSETTTLSPGPGAGAAPDTADYRSIWGFLRELEFRQGFIEVGGVRTRYAEAGSPDLPTAIMLHGTGGHWETFAPNLGALSEHFHCIAIDMVGNGFSEKPNYDYEIPTYVRQVLGVLDHFDVEKAHLIGMSLGAWVCAAMAVDHPERVDKVILMSPAGLIATASNMARIRAERTAAVNNPSWESMHKVFAHLIADEANRLPDLIALRQAIYRRDDTRETIDHLLILQDAEVRDRNLIPEEKWASIQAPTLVVAAGKDHSEYMSTAQTVARLIPRAEVLEMPGVAHWPHFEDAATFNPAAIAFLSR, encoded by the coding sequence ATGAGCGAGACGACGACGTTGAGCCCCGGCCCCGGCGCGGGGGCTGCCCCCGATACCGCCGACTACCGCAGCATCTGGGGCTTCCTGCGAGAGCTGGAGTTCCGGCAGGGCTTCATCGAGGTCGGCGGCGTCCGCACCCGGTACGCCGAGGCGGGCTCTCCCGACCTCCCGACCGCCATCATGCTGCACGGCACGGGCGGCCATTGGGAGACCTTCGCCCCCAACCTGGGCGCCCTGAGCGAGCACTTCCACTGCATCGCCATCGACATGGTCGGCAACGGGTTCTCCGAGAAGCCCAACTACGACTACGAGATCCCCACGTACGTGCGGCAGGTGCTCGGCGTGCTCGACCACTTCGACGTCGAGAAGGCCCACCTCATCGGCATGTCGCTAGGCGCCTGGGTCTGCGCCGCCATGGCCGTCGACCACCCCGAGCGCGTCGACAAGGTGATCCTCATGTCCCCCGCCGGGCTCATTGCGACCGCCTCCAACATGGCCCGCATCCGGGCCGAGCGGACGGCGGCGGTCAACAACCCGAGCTGGGAGTCGATGCACAAGGTCTTCGCCCACCTCATCGCCGACGAGGCCAACCGGCTCCCCGACCTGATCGCGCTCCGCCAAGCCATCTACCGCCGCGACGACACCCGCGAGACGATCGACCACCTCCTGATCCTGCAGGACGCCGAGGTCCGCGACCGCAACCTCATTCCCGAGGAGAAGTGGGCCAGCATCCAAGCTCCGACCCTGGTCGTCGCCGCAGGCAAGGACCACAGCGAGTACATGAGCACCGCCCAGACCGTCGCGCGTCTGATCCCGCGCGCCGAGGTGCTGGAGATGCCGGGCGTGGCGCACTGGCCGCACTTCGAGGACGCCGCCACCTTCAACCCGGCCGCTATCGCGTTCCTCTCCCGGTGA